The Actinomycetota bacterium genome has a window encoding:
- a CDS encoding MFS transporter has translation MSADMRQGKGLEQAGTTVGVSAGAYRRLARNPKFRRLWLSQFVSGTGDWLVIGFLMPLVTRLSGGSSFAVAGILIAKIIPALVFSSVIGVFVDRFDRRRTMIAADVVRSVLALGLIAVAGFSPGLQLALIYIVVLLMETASLFFFPAKNALIPYLVEDDDMPAANGLSYTTQQASMLVGLAASGAILAGFEAIVHAVMSLDIVLVDTLIEFFKPALLGPRAGVFLDSLTFLISAVAILGIRVRAKAPSEDGALDLSLVGKDVVESFRFLGQHGELRGFLVTIGMAILGGGTIIPVGLTFVQQELSGFGPFMGRSELLQSLAASPQTFMLVFLALGMVAGALVVPRLAGQLSLQLLFLGGVAGFGVAMFGFASSGTYGVAGIFAAVAGLFIATVTVAGNTYVICTVADEIRGRVFTALESVIRVSLLLSMIVMAPIGDFAAKIVRRIVELQEMNLSNVTVSGSQVALQLASLIVLAAAVYAFRTLNWRTAQEHADA, from the coding sequence ATGTCGGCTGACATGCGGCAGGGTAAGGGCCTCGAGCAGGCCGGGACGACCGTCGGGGTCTCGGCAGGCGCCTACCGAAGGCTTGCGCGAAACCCCAAGTTCCGCCGCCTGTGGCTCAGCCAGTTCGTGAGCGGGACAGGCGATTGGCTCGTTATCGGCTTCCTGATGCCGCTCGTGACACGGTTGTCAGGCGGCTCGTCGTTCGCAGTCGCCGGCATTCTCATCGCCAAGATCATCCCGGCGCTCGTGTTCTCCTCGGTCATCGGGGTGTTCGTGGACAGGTTCGACCGGCGCAGAACGATGATCGCGGCCGACGTGGTTCGCTCCGTGCTCGCGCTGGGGCTCATCGCCGTGGCGGGTTTCAGTCCCGGACTGCAGCTCGCGCTCATCTACATCGTCGTGCTGCTCATGGAGACCGCGTCGCTGTTCTTCTTCCCGGCCAAGAACGCGCTCATCCCGTACCTGGTCGAAGATGACGACATGCCTGCGGCCAACGGGCTCTCGTACACGACGCAGCAGGCGAGCATGCTGGTGGGACTCGCCGCGTCCGGCGCCATTCTCGCAGGGTTCGAGGCGATCGTGCATGCGGTGATGTCGCTCGATATCGTGCTTGTGGACACGCTCATCGAGTTCTTCAAGCCCGCGCTTCTCGGCCCGCGTGCCGGCGTGTTCCTCGACTCGCTCACCTTCCTCATATCCGCCGTCGCGATCCTTGGCATACGGGTCAGGGCGAAGGCACCTTCCGAGGACGGCGCTCTCGACCTGTCGCTTGTGGGCAAGGACGTCGTGGAGTCGTTCCGCTTCCTTGGCCAGCACGGCGAACTCAGGGGCTTCCTTGTGACGATCGGGATGGCGATCCTCGGAGGCGGGACGATCATCCCGGTGGGGCTCACCTTCGTGCAGCAGGAGCTTTCCGGCTTTGGACCGTTCATGGGCCGCAGCGAGCTCCTGCAAAGCCTTGCCGCTTCGCCCCAGACGTTCATGCTCGTGTTCCTTGCACTAGGGATGGTCGCCGGGGCGCTTGTCGTCCCCCGTCTGGCCGGTCAGCTATCGCTGCAGCTGCTGTTCCTTGGCGGTGTCGCCGGGTTCGGCGTGGCGATGTTCGGTTTCGCGAGTTCCGGCACGTACGGCGTGGCGGGCATCTTCGCCGCAGTCGCAGGACTGTTCATCGCGACCGTGACCGTGGCAGGGAACACCTACGTGATCTGTACCGTCGCCGATGAGATCCGCGGGCGTGTGTTCACAGCCCTCGAATCGGTGATTCGTGTCTCACTCCTGCTCTCGATGATCGTCATGGCCCCGATAGGCGACTTTGCGGCGAAGATCGTGAGGCGCATCGTGGAGTTGCAGGAGATGAATCTCAGCAACGTGACGGTCTCGGGTTCGCAGGTCGCCCTGCAGCTCGCGTCGCTGATCGTGCTGGCTGCGGCCGTGTACGCCTTCCGCACCCTGAACTGGCGGACTGCTCAGGAGCATGCCGATGCGTGA
- a CDS encoding FumA C-terminus/TtdB family hydratase beta subunit, translating into MPMRDPVDIRLPASRKQLASLAAGDTVALSGPVFTARDTTHARLVAELEAEERLPYGLAGQTLLYAGPTPAAAGRAVGSVGPTTARRMDSYTPALLEAGIVAMIGKGARGAAVIEACARLGAVYFAAVGGAAALLATHVRAAEIVAYPELGTEALMRLELDKFPVFVAIDTAGHDLYSEAPEDWRGRAGAGVGER; encoded by the coding sequence ATGCCGATGCGTGACCCGGTCGACATACGGCTGCCCGCCTCGCGAAAGCAGCTCGCATCGCTTGCTGCCGGTGATACGGTGGCGCTCAGCGGACCGGTGTTCACGGCCCGCGACACGACCCACGCGCGGCTGGTCGCCGAGCTTGAGGCCGAAGAGCGACTTCCGTATGGCCTGGCGGGTCAGACGCTGCTGTACGCGGGGCCGACACCCGCGGCGGCCGGACGTGCGGTGGGCTCGGTCGGGCCGACGACTGCCAGGCGTATGGATTCGTACACACCGGCTCTTCTGGAAGCGGGTATCGTCGCGATGATCGGCAAGGGCGCTCGCGGCGCCGCCGTCATCGAGGCGTGCGCGCGTCTTGGGGCGGTCTACTTCGCAGCGGTGGGCGGTGCGGCCGCGCTGCTTGCGACCCACGTCCGTGCTGCGGAGATCGTCGCCTATCCTGAACTCGGCACAGAGGCGCTGATGCGCCTGGAGCTCGACAAGTTCCCTGTCTTCGTGGCGATCGACACGGCCGGCCACGATCTCTACTCAGAGGCGCCCGAGGACTGGCGTGGGCGCGCCGGAGCCGGAGTTGGTGAGCGATGA
- the tmk gene encoding dTMP kinase translates to MTARGVLITLEGGEGCGKSTQLRLLSDRLRAAGFTVTIVREPGGTAVGEAVRSILLDRDHEGLDYLAELLLYEASRAQLVAQVIRPALASAGIVICDRFADSSTAYQGYGRDLPLDEVRALNRAATGGLVPDLTIVLDVPPEVGLARASRESQPDRLEAESVAFHERVREGFLEIAAAEPERTVVVDASGSVADVAALVSKAVRSIPVIGVVFGGTDE, encoded by the coding sequence ATGACCGCCAGGGGAGTTCTCATCACACTCGAAGGCGGCGAGGGCTGCGGCAAGTCCACGCAACTCAGGTTGCTCTCAGACAGGCTGCGGGCGGCGGGATTCACCGTCACCATCGTTCGTGAACCCGGCGGTACCGCCGTGGGAGAGGCCGTGCGATCGATACTGCTGGATCGGGATCATGAAGGACTGGACTACCTTGCCGAACTTCTGCTGTACGAGGCCAGTCGTGCTCAGCTCGTCGCGCAGGTCATTCGACCGGCGCTGGCCTCGGCCGGTATCGTCATATGCGACCGCTTCGCTGATTCCTCCACCGCCTATCAGGGCTACGGTCGAGATCTTCCGCTCGATGAGGTGCGGGCACTCAACAGGGCAGCCACAGGAGGTCTGGTGCCGGACCTGACGATCGTGCTCGACGTCCCGCCCGAGGTCGGCCTGGCGCGAGCGTCGAGGGAGTCACAGCCCGATCGACTCGAGGCGGAGTCGGTGGCTTTCCACGAGCGTGTTCGCGAGGGCTTCCTCGAGATCGCCGCCGCAGAACCGGAGCGGACGGTTGTCGTGGACGCGAGCGGTTCCGTCGCCGATGTCGCAGCGCTCGTATCGAAGGCGGTTCGCTCCATACCCGTCATCGGAGTGGTCTTCGGAGGTACGGACGAATGA
- a CDS encoding DNA polymerase III subunit delta' C-terminal domain-containing protein, translating to MSRPCVWDDIIGQQRVVEHLRTTVTTEAVGHAYLFVGAPGAGKKTAAKAFACALYCHDDGCGACSTCFRIKKGFHPDVHIIGPEGAATYMVPQIRQVIHDVGLRPVDGDRKIYIIESADTFNDSSANAFLKTLEEPPDDVVIVLLAPSFDSVLPTIASRCQIVRFRRIPPQTAERLLVERTGAQPTEARAALAATGGVLSRAKEFLASPSRREARTAMLRVLKDLPVMDGHDVLRSARELLAAVKAPLEELKEIHSAEARERQEFLGTSPGKALADRQKRELTAREREGVHEVLSIAESWLRDCLVMSQGVGEFVSNDDASDAMEEVAAIITPAAVSKAIAAVRETRRRISYNVSPQLAVEAMLFDIQEVLTCPR from the coding sequence ATGAGTCGCCCTTGCGTCTGGGACGACATCATCGGCCAGCAGAGGGTCGTCGAGCACCTGAGGACCACGGTGACCACGGAAGCCGTCGGTCATGCCTACCTGTTCGTCGGAGCTCCGGGAGCCGGGAAGAAGACAGCGGCGAAGGCGTTCGCATGCGCGCTCTACTGCCACGACGACGGATGCGGTGCCTGCTCGACGTGTTTTCGCATCAAGAAGGGCTTCCACCCCGACGTCCACATCATCGGTCCGGAGGGTGCGGCCACCTACATGGTCCCCCAGATCCGGCAGGTGATCCACGATGTCGGTCTGAGGCCCGTCGACGGCGACCGCAAGATCTACATCATCGAATCGGCGGACACGTTCAACGACTCTTCGGCCAACGCGTTCCTCAAGACTCTCGAGGAGCCGCCGGACGACGTGGTGATCGTGCTGCTTGCGCCCTCTTTCGACTCGGTGCTGCCTACGATCGCGTCCCGCTGCCAGATCGTGCGTTTCCGCCGCATTCCACCTCAGACCGCCGAGCGCCTGCTTGTCGAACGGACCGGCGCGCAGCCCACCGAAGCGCGCGCCGCTCTCGCCGCGACCGGCGGCGTTCTGTCCCGCGCCAAGGAGTTCCTCGCGTCGCCCTCTCGCCGGGAGGCGAGGACCGCGATGTTGCGGGTGCTGAAGGACCTTCCCGTGATGGACGGCCACGACGTGCTGCGCAGCGCTCGCGAACTGCTTGCCGCCGTCAAGGCGCCGCTTGAGGAACTCAAGGAGATCCACTCTGCCGAGGCGCGCGAGCGCCAGGAGTTCCTCGGCACGTCGCCTGGAAAGGCGCTGGCCGACCGGCAGAAGCGGGAACTGACCGCGCGCGAGAGGGAGGGCGTTCACGAGGTTCTGAGTATCGCGGAGAGTTGGCTGAGGGATTGCTTGGTCATGTCACAGGGCGTGGGTGAGTTCGTGTCGAATGACGACGCTTCCGACGCCATGGAGGAGGTGGCTGCGATCATCACTCCTGCGGCTGTGAGCAAGGCGATAGCGGCTGTGAGGGAGACTCGGCGGCGCATCTCGTATAATGTGAGTCCCCAGCTGGCCGTCGAGGCCATGCTCTTCGATATCCAGGAGGTTCTTACGTGCCCACGGTAG